GCTGGATTTGGAAAAAGCCCTTGCCCTCAATGGCTACATCAAGGTTGTTTTCTGTCTCTTTGGGGCTACCTTGAGAAAACATTTTTTGCACAGCACCCGGACGCACGCCAAGCCCCACTTCTATACCCGTGGGGGAGAGTGTCGTCTCGCTTGTGGCGGTGCCGGCGTATTGGAGCGTTTGGTAAAAGAGGTCATTAAACTCGGCTCTTTGCTTCTTATAGCCGGTGGTATTGACATTGGCGATGTTGTTTGAGGTGGTATCAATCTGTAACTGCTGTCCTAGCATACCTGTGGTGGCGGTATAGAGTGAGCGCATCATTATGCAATCCTTTGGGCGCGAAGTTTAAACACCCAAAGGCTAAAGCAAAAAAAGTTCCTAAATTTGTCGCCTAAATTTGCTCTATGTTTTGTGGCAGGAGTATCGGCAGTGATTTGGGGCTTTAGCCTAGCGCACAAGCAAGCGATAAGCAAGAATATAAGCAATGATAAATACTAGGCAAGTAAGCATAAGCGCAGAAGTGTTGGCATAAAAAAATGTCGCTAGGATAATAAAGGGCGCATTGGCACAGATGAGTATAAAAGAGGTTAAAGGATTGTTGCCTAGCTTTTTGAAAAGGAGTGTATGAAAATGCGCAGAATCAGGCTGCATTGCTTCTTTTTTATCAATCACTTTGCGCCTTAGTATTGAAAATAAGACTTTTCATAACTAAATTTACTAGAATCCGCGTTTGGATTCTATGCCTTTAAGGGAGCATATAGTAAGGCTTTGCTAGAATCCAGCCTTTGTGTTGTGATTATATTACTCAAGGCTCTAGGATATGTGGATTTTGCTGTATTTGCTTGTGTTTTTTCTCTCTTTTTTAGTGTTACAAGGGGTGATACTCATTAGCAAGAAATATCAGCTTTTTGTGGATTCTAGTAGCTCTTCTAAACCACAGAGATTCCACTATCGCCCTACTTCTCGTGCTGGTGGTCTTGGCGTGCTAGTAGGCGTGCTAGTAGGGTTTGCTTCATTTGGGCTACTTTCTAGTGCGTGGGTGTATTTTATCGTGGCGTGTTTGGTGATATTTGCTAGCGGATTTGTGGAGGATATGGGGGTATCTCTTAGCCCCAAGCTTCGCTTGCTTATCCAATGCTTTGGCGCAAGCGTGGCGTGTGTAGCTATGGAAAATGCGTGGCTTAGGGACTTGGGACTTGGGTTTGAGTTTGTTTATGTGCTAGGCGTGGCGTTTGGGGTGTTTGCAGTTGTTGGCGTGTGTAATGCGATGAATATCATCGATGGCTTTAATGGCTTAAGTGGCGGCGTGGCGGCGTGTGTGTGTGTGTCGATTATCATCATAGCAAAGCAGGTAGATATGCTTCCCATTGCCATTGGGTGCGCGATTTTGCTAAGTGCGATTCTGGGATTTTTGGTGCTAAATTTTCCCAAGGGCAAGGTATTTTTAGGCGATGGTGGCGCATACCTCATAGGATTTTTTTTAGCCGTGATGCTTGTGCTACTCACACAAGAGCCATCTTCTATCGTTAGCCCTTGGTATGGGTTTTGTGTGATGATTTATCCAGTTTGGGAAGTCTTATTTTCAATACTAAGAAAAAAACTCGCTGGGAAATCCCCTATGCAGCCAGACTCCAAACACTTCCATATGCTCCTTTTCAAAAAGCTAGGCAACAATCCTTTAACCTCTTTTATACTCATCTGTGCCAATGCACCCTTTATTATCCTAGCGACATTTTTTTATGCCAACACTTCCGCGCTTATGCTTACTTGCCTAGTATTTATCATCGCTTATATTCTTGCTTATCGCTTGCTTGTGCAAAATAATCCACACAAATAATATGCTACAATTCCCGCTATAACACCCACTTAATAAGGCTCTCTATGCTACTTTCTCTCCTAAAAGCAGATGATACAAAAGCCCTAGAGCAAGAGATTTCTACGCGATTTGTGCGTAATATGGAGTATTTTCACAAAACTTCCCCAGAGCTTTTTGACGCGCTGAAAAATGACCCCACTGACTATAATCTCATCATCAACACACAAGGCATAAATATCCTAAATCTTGCCAGCAATGAGCTTATCTACCCTGTGGAAGATGGCATCTCACAAATGGTAGCAATCAATGAAGCCCTAAGTCTATCGCCTTTGAAAAATGATAAATGGCATATCCACTCAAATGGTGCTTATCTTGACAAAATGGATACGCAAAAGCTCCCTATCACTGCTGAAGTGTGCAATGGCTTCATTGACCTGCTTTTTACGCACAATGGCGTGAAAGAGTATTTTTTAAGCAAGGATTTCTTGCCTAGCACTACGATTTTTGGGCTACTTGGGGGAATGTTTGTAGAGTTTTTGCGTGAAAAGGGAGTGTTTTTCCACTCATTGCTAATCTTTGAAGAAAATCTCGATATGTTTCGCATTAGCTGCTATTTTGTGGATTATCCTAGGCTTTTTGAGAGCGTGAGCGATGGGGCGTGCTATTTGTTTGTCAAAGATTTGGTGAATCGCTTTTTTATCCGCAATTTTTTCGCACGCCAGAAAATCACTAATAACTTCTTGCGCCTAGAGCTTAATCTCTATGAGAGTCCTAAAATGGATTCTGCTATGCAAATTGTCAATGAAGAGCATTTGAGCAATGCGCGTGGGTGGGGGAGCTTTGAAGATGAGATGATAGGCATACAAAATACTCTAGAAAATCTCCCAAGCAAGCATAAGCACAAC
The window above is part of the Helicobacter canis genome. Proteins encoded here:
- a CDS encoding glycosyltransferase family 4 protein, translating into MWILLYLLVFFLSFLVLQGVILISKKYQLFVDSSSSSKPQRFHYRPTSRAGGLGVLVGVLVGFASFGLLSSAWVYFIVACLVIFASGFVEDMGVSLSPKLRLLIQCFGASVACVAMENAWLRDLGLGFEFVYVLGVAFGVFAVVGVCNAMNIIDGFNGLSGGVAACVCVSIIIIAKQVDMLPIAIGCAILLSAILGFLVLNFPKGKVFLGDGGAYLIGFFLAVMLVLLTQEPSSIVSPWYGFCVMIYPVWEVLFSILRKKLAGKSPMQPDSKHFHMLLFKKLGNNPLTSFILICANAPFIILATFFYANTSALMLTCLVFIIAYILAYRLLVQNNPHK